The following proteins are encoded in a genomic region of Synechococcus sp. CBW1002:
- a CDS encoding MoaD/ThiS family protein, with product MAIQVLIPTPLQKFTSNAASVDVDATSVDELLQALEGHFPGILARLCDENGKLRRFLNVYVNSEDIRFLDNQATPLKDGDEVSIVPAVAGG from the coding sequence ATGGCGATTCAGGTTCTGATCCCCACCCCCCTGCAGAAGTTCACCAGCAACGCCGCCAGCGTTGATGTGGACGCCACCAGTGTCGACGAGTTGCTTCAGGCCCTCGAAGGCCATTTCCCCGGGATCCTGGCCCGTCTGTGTGACGAGAACGGCAAGTTGCGCCGTTTTCTGAACGTCTACGTCAACAGCGAGGACATCCGCTTCCTTGACAACCAGGCCACCCCACTCAAAGACGGCGACGAAGTCAGCATCGTGCCCGCCGTAGCCGGCGGCTGA
- the ftsH gene encoding ATP-dependent zinc metalloprotease FtsH, translated as MSYSQLLRDLDKGLVKDLELSPRQREVRVTFQDGRKESVAVFSNDQMLLRAAEEARVPLTVRDDRKDEAAAGLLGNVLLVVLLLTGLSLLLRRSASAANKAMGFGRSQPRLQEDGTVTVRFEDVAGIGEAKEELQEVVTFLQSPERFTSLGAKIPRGVLLVGPPGTGKTLLAKAIAGEAGVPFFSMAASEFVELFVGVGASRVRDLFRKAKAKAPCIIFIDEIDAVGRQRGAGIGGGNDEREQTLNQLLTEMDGFEENSGVILLAATNRPDVLDSALMRPGRFDRRITVDLPDRRGREAILAVHARSRPLGPEVSLGVWASRTPGFSGADLANLLNEAAILTARRQQTVLDDAALSDALERITMGLTVAPLQDGAKKRLIAYHEVGHALLTTLVPHADKLDKVTLLPRAGGVGGFARMMPDEDILDSGLITKAYLQARLVVALGGRAAELVVFGASEVTQGASGDLLLVSRICREMVTRYGFSSLGPVALEGDGAEVFLGRDLIHTRPGYADRTGREIDLRVRTLAQEALDQAVSLLETRRPLLDDLVDRLVEEETLQGEDFRRIVEAYESAAASAGAGQPSPAVAEDIAASVSSACRI; from the coding sequence CTGAGCTACAGCCAGCTGCTCCGGGATCTGGACAAGGGCCTGGTGAAGGACCTGGAGCTGTCGCCACGTCAGCGGGAGGTGCGCGTCACCTTCCAGGACGGCCGCAAGGAGTCGGTGGCGGTGTTCAGCAACGACCAGATGTTGCTGCGCGCCGCGGAGGAGGCTCGCGTGCCGCTCACGGTGCGCGACGACCGCAAGGACGAGGCCGCGGCAGGCCTGCTGGGCAACGTGCTGCTGGTGGTGCTGCTGCTCACAGGGCTGAGTCTGCTGCTACGCCGCTCCGCCTCGGCGGCCAACAAGGCGATGGGCTTCGGCCGCAGCCAGCCGCGGCTTCAGGAGGACGGCACCGTGACGGTGCGGTTCGAAGATGTGGCCGGCATCGGCGAGGCCAAGGAGGAGTTGCAGGAGGTGGTGACCTTTCTGCAGTCACCGGAGCGCTTCACCAGCCTCGGTGCCAAGATCCCCAGAGGTGTTCTTCTGGTGGGCCCTCCCGGCACCGGCAAGACACTGCTGGCCAAGGCGATCGCCGGCGAAGCCGGTGTGCCGTTCTTCTCGATGGCGGCATCGGAATTCGTCGAATTGTTCGTGGGAGTCGGCGCCAGCCGGGTTCGCGATCTGTTCCGCAAAGCCAAGGCCAAGGCGCCCTGCATCATTTTCATTGACGAGATCGATGCGGTCGGACGCCAGCGCGGCGCCGGCATCGGTGGCGGCAATGACGAGCGCGAGCAGACGCTGAACCAGCTGCTCACCGAGATGGACGGCTTCGAGGAAAACTCCGGCGTGATTCTGTTGGCGGCCACCAACCGTCCGGATGTGCTGGATTCGGCCCTGATGCGGCCCGGCAGGTTCGATCGCCGCATCACTGTCGACCTGCCGGATCGACGCGGCCGCGAGGCCATCCTGGCGGTCCATGCCCGCAGCCGGCCCCTGGGTCCCGAGGTGAGCCTCGGGGTCTGGGCCAGCCGCACCCCAGGCTTTTCAGGTGCCGACCTGGCCAACCTGCTGAACGAGGCCGCGATCCTCACCGCCCGCAGACAGCAGACCGTTCTCGACGATGCCGCCCTCTCCGATGCGCTCGAGCGGATCACCATGGGGCTGACGGTGGCTCCCCTGCAGGACGGTGCCAAGAAACGCCTGATCGCTTACCACGAGGTGGGCCATGCCCTGCTCACCACGCTGGTGCCCCATGCCGACAAACTCGACAAGGTGACCCTGCTCCCTCGGGCTGGTGGTGTGGGCGGTTTTGCTCGCATGATGCCCGACGAGGACATCCTCGATTCCGGCCTGATCACCAAGGCCTATCTGCAGGCTCGCCTGGTGGTGGCCCTGGGCGGCAGAGCCGCTGAGCTTGTCGTGTTCGGGGCCAGCGAAGTGACCCAGGGTGCCAGTGGAGATCTGCTGCTGGTCAGCAGGATCTGCCGCGAAATGGTCACCCGCTATGGCTTCTCCAGCCTCGGGCCAGTGGCCCTGGAGGGTGATGGCGCCGAAGTGTTTCTGGGCCGTGATCTGATCCATACCCGTCCGGGTTACGCCGATCGCACCGGCCGCGAGATTGACCTGCGGGTGCGCACGCTGGCCCAGGAAGCCCTCGATCAGGCGGTGTCTCTTCTGGAGACACGCCGCCCCCTGCTCGACGACCTGGTGGATCGCCTGGTGGAGGAAGAAACGCTGCAGGGTGAGGACTTCCGCCGGATCGTGGAGGCCTATGAATCCGCCGCCGCTTCAGCCGGTGCCGGCCAGCCATCGCCTGCAGTGGCCGAAGACATTGCAGCCTCGGTCTCTTCAGCCTGCCGGATCTGA
- a CDS encoding DUF565 domain-containing protein, with product MTRLPLSQTRWQQAQDRWLQQLRGAVAGGWRVRSLALLALLIGFYLGQNLTSLLLLKAPGGRPMVVLGCVLGTELLVRLRTRWVRQEPPLIWVLVDNLRMGGVYAVVLEAFKLGS from the coding sequence ATGACCCGCCTTCCCCTCAGCCAGACCCGCTGGCAACAGGCCCAGGACCGCTGGCTGCAGCAGCTGCGCGGTGCGGTGGCAGGAGGTTGGCGGGTGCGCAGCCTGGCCCTGCTGGCCCTGCTGATCGGCTTCTACCTGGGCCAGAACCTCACCTCCCTACTCCTGCTGAAGGCCCCAGGAGGGAGGCCCATGGTGGTGCTGGGTTGTGTGCTGGGGACCGAACTGCTGGTGCGGCTCCGCACCCGCTGGGTCCGGCAGGAGCCACCCCTGATCTGGGTTCTGGTTGACAACCTGCGGATGGGTGGGGTGTACGCCGTGGTGCTGGAGGCGTTCAAGCTGGGATCGTGA
- a CDS encoding HAD-IA family hydrolase, with the protein MPLEALLWDVDGTIAETERDGHRPAFNAAFAEAGLPWHWDVDTYGRLLAISGGHERISAFLTAVEGVAPDPERVQALQRRKQQHYRRLLGEGRVELRPGVVRLMRQAAAAGLAQAIVTTSGREAVAALMEAQLPEAVSLLPVWICGGDVTRKKPDPEAYQLACERLRVAPGRSLALEDSVNGLRAACGAGLTCLISRSAFSAAEPAQAFAKAAAVVDHLGEAEHPNRIERGPTCVQGQITLSYLQSLLDPA; encoded by the coding sequence ATGCCACTGGAGGCCCTGCTCTGGGATGTGGACGGCACCATCGCCGAAACCGAGCGCGACGGACACCGGCCGGCCTTCAACGCTGCCTTCGCCGAGGCGGGCCTGCCCTGGCACTGGGATGTGGACACCTACGGCCGCCTGTTGGCGATCAGCGGCGGCCACGAGCGGATCAGCGCCTTCCTCACCGCGGTGGAGGGCGTCGCGCCGGACCCGGAACGGGTGCAGGCGCTGCAACGCCGCAAGCAACAGCACTACCGCCGCCTGCTGGGCGAGGGGCGGGTGGAGCTGCGACCCGGTGTGGTGCGGCTGATGAGGCAGGCGGCAGCAGCAGGGCTGGCCCAGGCGATCGTGACCACCAGCGGACGCGAGGCGGTGGCAGCTCTGATGGAGGCGCAGCTGCCTGAAGCGGTCAGCCTGCTTCCGGTGTGGATCTGCGGAGGCGACGTGACCCGCAAGAAACCAGACCCCGAGGCCTATCAGCTCGCCTGCGAGCGGCTGAGGGTGGCGCCCGGCCGCAGCCTCGCCCTTGAGGATTCCGTCAACGGTCTGCGGGCCGCCTGCGGGGCGGGGCTTACCTGCCTGATCAGCCGCAGCGCCTTCAGCGCGGCCGAGCCGGCCCAGGCCTTCGCCAAGGCCGCCGCCGTGGTGGATCACCTTGGTGAGGCGGAGCATCCCAACCGGATCGAGCGGGGGCCGACTTGCGTGCAGGGGCAGATCACGCTCTCCTATCTGCAATCGTTGCTGGATCCGGCCTGA
- a CDS encoding cupin, giving the protein MTQAPDAPMALKPDQSAALSMAAAGKAQLFDYRQAANPVRRGLTEPIPEGRWGPELHANGPSAILPLDLSDELGCRGPATSPALSANFIRILAGETISAGANATSFLFYVWRGAGHCRRPAGAYGGPFNQPWSQGDLFVLPCGEAAQLEAQEESVLYWVHDEPLLNHLGVSADQPRFEPTHYPGEWLRRELAALAADPISARSNRLSLLLANSDLPRSRTVTHTLWAMYGLVPAGAIQPPHRHQSVALDLVIACAPGCATLFGPELNADGTIRNPLRMEWEPGAAFVTPPGHWHGHINESGEDALLLPIQDAALHTYLRSLDIRFSAP; this is encoded by the coding sequence ATGACCCAAGCTCCCGATGCCCCCATGGCACTGAAGCCGGATCAGAGCGCCGCCCTGTCGATGGCGGCGGCGGGCAAGGCCCAGCTCTTTGACTACCGCCAGGCCGCCAATCCGGTGCGGCGCGGCCTGACCGAGCCGATCCCGGAGGGGCGCTGGGGGCCTGAGCTGCACGCCAACGGCCCCAGTGCCATCCTTCCCCTCGATCTCAGCGACGAACTGGGTTGTCGGGGTCCGGCCACCAGTCCTGCCCTGAGTGCCAACTTCATCCGCATCCTGGCGGGTGAAACAATCAGCGCCGGGGCCAATGCCACCAGCTTCCTGTTTTATGTCTGGCGTGGGGCCGGCCATTGCCGGCGGCCGGCCGGTGCCTACGGCGGTCCGTTCAATCAGCCCTGGAGCCAGGGGGATCTCTTCGTGCTTCCCTGCGGTGAGGCGGCCCAGCTGGAGGCCCAGGAGGAGAGCGTTCTCTACTGGGTCCATGACGAGCCCCTGCTCAACCACCTGGGGGTGAGCGCCGATCAGCCCCGCTTCGAGCCCACCCACTACCCAGGCGAGTGGCTGCGGCGGGAGTTGGCGGCCCTGGCGGCCGACCCCATCAGCGCCCGCAGCAACCGCCTCAGCCTGCTTCTGGCCAACAGCGATCTGCCCAGGAGCCGCACCGTCACCCACACCCTCTGGGCCATGTATGGGTTGGTACCGGCCGGGGCCATCCAGCCCCCCCACCGCCACCAGTCGGTGGCCCTCGACCTGGTGATCGCCTGCGCACCGGGCTGTGCCACCCTCTTTGGGCCCGAGCTCAATGCTGATGGCACGATCCGCAATCCCCTGCGCATGGAGTGGGAGCCCGGTGCAGCCTTCGTGACCCCGCCGGGCCACTGGCACGGTCACATCAACGAAAGTGGCGAAGACGCCCTGCTTCTGCCGATCCAGGACGCCGCCCTGCACACTTACCTGCGCAGCCTTGACATCCGCTTTTCCGCTCCTTGA
- the recJ gene encoding single-stranded-DNA-specific exonuclease RecJ, whose amino-acid sequence MGSLRRAPLLPEHPEQRWQLPPPLPAGDLTPSLDGQALPAELLAVLRRRGLESAAAIEALLDPPAAPDPHAHFADLAVAVQRLEQACREGERLAICGDYDADGMTSTALLVGVLQRLGARPMAAIPSRQDDGYGLNAAMVERLAGEGIALLVTVDNGIAAAEALERARQLAVEVILTDHHTIPEQRPPYLALLHPACTPPESPFRSLAGVGLAYVLAMALSQQMGSRQGLDAARDLFCIGTIADMAPLLGVNRRWLLDGLPQLRRSRLAGLQALQRVAGLEDDAVDAQVVGFQLAPRINAVGRLGDPELVVELLTTDDPDRALELARDCEALNRQRRELCGAIEAEAIALVDADGPHRSHFLLLAQSHWHHGVIGIVASRLVERYGRPVALLAGEGNGRLRASVRAPRGFAVDRALQECTDLLERHGGHPAAGGFTVLAERVAALHERLDGLAAAWLGGQAGGPVVEPDALLRLERIDRPFWRQLQRLEPFGIGHATPVFWAADCQVSSQKLLRGGHLELELRQGEAALRAIAWRWQGEAVVPPRVDVAFQLRNNRWQGTERLQLELVALRPSGAEEVLLQRAHRTYRCRRQGEAVLICNAAGEKLLSLPDGRLTDADSGCSRPEHPYLRTLVQEASMALGLVA is encoded by the coding sequence ATGGGGAGCCTTCGCCGCGCACCGTTGCTCCCTGAGCATCCCGAGCAACGCTGGCAGCTACCGCCGCCCTTGCCCGCAGGCGATCTCACGCCCTCGCTGGATGGCCAGGCATTGCCAGCCGAGCTGCTGGCGGTGTTGCGTCGCCGCGGGCTGGAGAGTGCCGCCGCGATCGAGGCCCTGCTCGATCCACCGGCAGCCCCCGATCCCCATGCCCATTTCGCCGATCTGGCCGTGGCGGTGCAGCGGCTGGAGCAGGCCTGTCGCGAGGGTGAACGGTTAGCGATCTGCGGCGATTACGACGCCGATGGCATGACCAGCACGGCCCTGCTGGTGGGGGTGCTGCAGCGCCTGGGCGCCCGGCCGATGGCCGCCATCCCCAGTCGGCAGGACGATGGCTACGGCCTCAATGCCGCCATGGTCGAACGGCTGGCTGGCGAAGGGATTGCCCTGCTGGTTACGGTCGACAACGGCATCGCCGCCGCGGAGGCCCTTGAGCGCGCCCGCCAGCTGGCCGTGGAGGTGATCCTCACCGACCATCACACGATTCCTGAGCAGCGGCCGCCCTACCTGGCCCTGCTCCATCCGGCCTGCACGCCGCCCGAGTCCCCCTTCCGCAGCCTGGCCGGGGTGGGCCTCGCCTACGTGCTGGCCATGGCCCTCAGCCAGCAGATGGGCAGCCGCCAGGGTCTGGACGCTGCCCGCGATCTGTTCTGCATCGGCACCATTGCCGACATGGCGCCCCTGCTGGGGGTGAACCGGCGCTGGTTGCTGGATGGCCTGCCCCAGCTGCGCCGCAGCCGCCTGGCCGGCCTGCAGGCCCTGCAGCGGGTGGCGGGCCTGGAGGACGATGCTGTGGATGCCCAGGTGGTGGGTTTCCAGCTCGCTCCGCGGATCAACGCGGTGGGGCGCCTCGGCGATCCCGAGCTGGTGGTGGAGCTGCTCACCACCGACGACCCTGATCGCGCTCTGGAGCTGGCGCGTGACTGTGAAGCCCTCAACCGCCAGCGGCGCGAACTCTGCGGCGCCATCGAGGCCGAGGCCATTGCCCTGGTCGACGCCGATGGCCCCCATCGCAGCCACTTCCTGCTGCTCGCTCAGAGCCATTGGCACCACGGGGTGATCGGCATCGTCGCTTCGCGCCTGGTGGAGCGCTATGGCCGGCCGGTGGCCCTGCTGGCCGGCGAGGGAAACGGCCGCTTGAGGGCCTCGGTGCGGGCCCCGCGTGGTTTTGCCGTGGACAGGGCTCTGCAGGAGTGCACCGATCTGCTGGAGCGCCATGGCGGCCATCCCGCCGCCGGGGGGTTCACGGTGCTGGCCGAACGGGTGGCGGCCCTGCATGAGCGGCTCGATGGCCTCGCCGCCGCCTGGCTGGGGGGCCAGGCCGGTGGCCCGGTGGTGGAGCCGGATGCGCTGCTGCGGTTGGAGCGGATCGACCGGCCGTTCTGGCGGCAGCTGCAGCGGCTCGAGCCCTTCGGGATCGGCCATGCCACGCCGGTGTTCTGGGCTGCGGACTGCCAGGTGAGCAGCCAGAAGTTGCTGCGTGGTGGCCATCTCGAGCTGGAACTGCGCCAGGGGGAGGCGGCCCTGCGGGCAATCGCCTGGCGCTGGCAGGGCGAGGCTGTGGTGCCACCGCGGGTGGACGTGGCTTTCCAGCTGCGCAACAACCGCTGGCAGGGGACCGAACGGCTGCAGCTGGAGTTGGTGGCCCTGCGACCCAGCGGTGCCGAGGAGGTGCTGCTGCAACGGGCCCATCGCACCTACCGATGTCGCCGCCAGGGGGAGGCGGTGCTGATCTGCAATGCCGCCGGTGAGAAGCTGCTGTCTCTCCCCGATGGTCGCCTCACCGACGCCGATAGCGGCTGCAGCCGGCCCGAGCATCCGTACCTGCGCACCCTGGTGCAGGAGGCTTCGATGGCCTTGGGACTGGTGGCCTGA
- the thrC gene encoding threonine synthase — protein MTVTLSRSTLTGPTFTGLRCKECGHAYEATARHVCEDVCFGPLEVVYDYDAIRARVSRATIEAGPTSIWRYREFLPIQGDPIDVGTGFTPLLKANRLARRLGLKNLYIKNDGVNMPTLSFKDRVVSVALTRARELGFTTVSCASTGNLANSTAAIAAHAGLECCVFIPSDLELGKVLGTLIYNPTLMAVKGNYDQVNRLCSEVANTYGWGFVNINLRPYYSEGSKTLGYEVIEQLGWQLPDHIVAPLASGSLFTKIRKGFDEFIKVGLVDEKPVRFSGAQAEGCSPIAQAFAEGRDFITPVKPNTIAKSIAIGNPADGPYAIDIANRTGGSIAAVNDEEIVEGIKLLAETEGVFTETAGGTTIAVLKKLVEQGKIDPNETTVAYITGNGLKTTEAIASAIGEPFLIEAQLDSFNSAWERAQALHRADWDTIG, from the coding sequence GTGACGGTCACCCTCTCCCGCTCCACCCTGACGGGGCCCACCTTCACGGGGCTGCGCTGCAAGGAATGCGGCCACGCCTATGAGGCCACCGCCCGTCATGTCTGCGAAGACGTCTGCTTCGGGCCGCTGGAAGTGGTGTACGACTACGACGCGATTCGCGCCCGCGTCAGCCGCGCCACGATCGAGGCCGGCCCCACCTCGATCTGGCGCTATCGCGAGTTTCTGCCGATCCAAGGCGACCCGATCGATGTCGGCACCGGCTTCACGCCCCTGCTCAAGGCCAACCGTCTGGCCCGCCGGCTCGGTCTCAAGAATCTCTACATCAAGAACGACGGTGTCAACATGCCGACGCTCTCGTTCAAGGATCGGGTGGTGTCGGTGGCGCTCACCCGGGCCCGCGAACTGGGCTTCACCACGGTGAGCTGTGCCAGCACTGGCAACCTGGCCAATTCCACCGCCGCCATCGCCGCCCATGCCGGCCTGGAATGCTGTGTGTTCATCCCCAGTGATCTGGAGCTGGGCAAGGTGCTCGGCACCCTGATCTACAACCCCACCCTGATGGCGGTGAAGGGCAACTACGACCAGGTGAACCGCCTCTGCTCCGAGGTGGCCAACACCTATGGCTGGGGGTTTGTGAACATCAATCTGCGCCCCTATTACTCCGAAGGTTCCAAGACCCTCGGCTACGAGGTGATCGAACAGCTCGGTTGGCAACTGCCCGACCACATCGTGGCGCCCCTGGCCTCTGGTTCCCTGTTCACCAAGATCCGCAAGGGCTTTGATGAATTCATCAAGGTAGGCCTGGTGGATGAGAAGCCGGTGCGCTTCAGCGGCGCCCAGGCTGAAGGCTGCTCCCCGATCGCCCAGGCCTTCGCCGAAGGCCGCGACTTCATCACCCCGGTCAAGCCCAACACCATCGCCAAGTCGATTGCCATCGGTAACCCCGCCGATGGTCCCTATGCCATCGACATCGCCAACAGGACCGGTGGCAGCATCGCCGCGGTCAACGACGAGGAGATCGTCGAGGGCATCAAGCTGCTGGCAGAAACTGAGGGCGTGTTCACCGAGACCGCCGGAGGCACCACCATCGCCGTGCTCAAGAAGCTGGTGGAGCAGGGCAAGATCGACCCCAACGAAACCACCGTGGCCTACATCACCGGCAATGGCCTCAAGACCACCGAAGCCATTGCCTCCGCCATCGGTGAACCCTTCCTGATCGAAGCCCAGCTCGACAGCTTCAACAGTGCCTGGGAGCGGGCCCAGGCCCTGCACCGGGCCGACTGGGACACGATCGGCTGA
- a CDS encoding PAS domain S-box protein codes for MNDTLTSIEQLRHTGHPFILADHQGLILEVNDSFEQVYGWHQADLVAKPLSVILPDAFKLSHHLGFSRFQVTEESKVLNHPLRLRTVCSSGAEVVSEHYIVAEKRGDYWCFGATLTPLPEGTEPTVG; via the coding sequence TTGAACGACACTCTGACCAGCATTGAGCAGCTGCGGCACACCGGGCATCCCTTCATCTTGGCCGATCACCAGGGTCTGATCCTGGAAGTGAACGACAGTTTTGAACAGGTGTATGGCTGGCATCAGGCCGACCTGGTCGCCAAGCCGCTCAGTGTGATCCTGCCGGATGCCTTCAAACTGTCCCATCACCTTGGCTTTTCTCGCTTTCAGGTCACTGAAGAATCGAAGGTGCTCAACCATCCCCTGCGTCTGCGCACGGTCTGCAGCTCCGGCGCCGAAGTGGTGTCGGAGCACTACATCGTGGCCGAAAAGCGAGGCGATTACTGGTGCTTCGGCGCCACGCTCACACCCCTGCCTGAAGGCACCGAGCCCACCGTGGGCTGA
- the rpmF gene encoding 50S ribosomal protein L32 — protein sequence MAVPKKKTSKGKRNQRHATWKGKAVVAAQKALSIGKAVLSGRAQGFVYPVADDDSSAD from the coding sequence ATGGCTGTTCCCAAGAAGAAAACCTCCAAGGGCAAGCGCAATCAGCGCCATGCCACCTGGAAGGGCAAGGCTGTTGTGGCGGCCCAGAAGGCCCTCTCGATCGGCAAAGCCGTGCTGAGTGGCCGTGCCCAGGGCTTCGTCTACCCCGTTGCTGACGACGACTCCAGCGCAGACTGA